A single Rattus norvegicus strain BN/NHsdMcwi chromosome 5, GRCr8, whole genome shotgun sequence DNA region contains:
- the Akr1a1 gene encoding aldo-keto reductase family 1 member A1 isoform X1 — translation MTASSVLLHTGQKMPLIGLGTWKSEPGQVKAAIKYALSVGYRHIDCASVYGNETEIGEALKESVGAGKAVPREELFVTSKLWNTKHHPEDVEPAVRKTLADLQLEYLDLYLMHWPYAFERGDNPFPKNADGTVKYDSTHYKETWKALEALVAKGLVKALGLSNFSSRQIDDVLSVASVRPAVLQVECHPYLAQNELIAHCQARGLEVTAYSPLGSSDRAWRHPDEPVLLEEPVVLALAEKHGRSPAQILLRWQVQRKVICIPKSITPSRILQNIQVFDFTFSPEEMKQLDALNKNWRYIVPMITVDGKRVPRDAGHPLYPFNDPY, via the exons ATGACGGCCTCCAGTGTCCTCCTGCACACTGGACAGAAGATGCCTCTGATTGGTCTGGGGACATGGAAGAGTGAGCCTGGTCAG GTGAAAGCAGCTATTAAATATGCCCTTAGCGTAGGCTACCGCCACATTGACTGTGCTTCTGTATATGGCAATGAAACTGAGATTGGAGAGGCCCTGAAGGAGAGTGTGGGAGCAGGCAAG GCAGTACCTCGAGAGGAGCTGTTTGTGACCTCCAAGCTGTGGAATACTAAGCACCACCCTGAGGATGTAGAACCTGCTGTCCGGAAGACGCTGGCTGATCTGCAGCTGGAGTATTTGGACCTCTATTTGATGCATTGGCCTTATGCCTTCGA GCGGGGAGACAATCCCTTTCCCAAGAATGCCGATGGAACTGTCAAATATGACTCCACTCACTATAAGGAGACCTGGAAGGCTCTGGAGGCACTGGTGGCAAAGGGGCTGGTGAAAGCCTTGGGCTTGTCCAACTTCAGCAGTCGGCAGATAGATGATGTCCTCAGTGTGGCCTCGGTGCGCCCAGCTGTCTTGCAG GTGGAATGCCATCCATACCTGGCTCAAAATGAGCTCATTGCCCACTGTCAAGCACGAGGCTTGGAGGTGACAGCTTACAGCCCCTTGGGTTCATCGGATCGTGCTTGGCGCCACCCTGATGAGCCAGTCCTGCTTGAGGAACCAGTTGTCTTGGCACTAGCTGAAAAACATGGCCGATCTCCAGCTCAGATCTTGCTCAG ATGGCAGGTTCAGCGGAAAGTAATCTGCATCCCCAAAAGCATCACTCCTTCCCGCATCCTTCAGAACATTCAG GTATTTGATTTCACCTTTAGTCCAGAGGAGATGAAGCAATTAGATGCTCTGAACAAAAATTGGCGGTATATTGTGCCCATGATTACG gTGGATGGGAAGAGAGTCCCCAGAGATGCTGGACACCCTCTGTATCCCTTTAATGACCCATACTGA